CCACTATGCCCAACTTCCCTTCGCGTTTGATTATATTTTTTTACATTACTAGAACCGAGATTTTATACTATGATTACAGTATAAGGAATAATTTAGGCTCGAATCTTGAGTGTAAGAAATAAGCGTAGAAGACGAACGATTGCCAAATGATTACTAATTAGATGGATAATATTTGTCATCAGAATAGCACAAAACTACACCTACTATAGTTGGTATGTTATATACAAAGGGATGACTGAAGGAAAAGTTTTTAAGATGCTATCTCTCTAATGACTGCTGTAATGTGCTCAAGACAAGTCGGGGAATAAGGCATACGTAATTCTGAGGCTACCCCGTAATGAATAGTTGACAGACGACATTTCTCTGCGATTTGTCAGCAAAATACTCTCTTAATCCAGAGTGTTCAGAGGTTTAGGCAATTCGGAGAGATCCACCGAGGTCAACAGGTACTAGTGGGATCAAAGAATGTAGGACATCTGTTATCAAAGGCCTGTAACTTGGTTCTGGCTGCACGCACAGCACTGCCACAGCTGCAACCTGTGCAACATTATATTGACGGTAAGAAGAATGTTAAAAGTTGTTTTCTTTTAATGTGCAGAGTATGTTATTCAATCCAGGGATAATGCAAGAAGAACCTGATACAAGTGTTTTGGGTCCATTTTATCTCGGATCACGGGATCCAAAATGTCTGGAAGCTTGGTCCTGTCAGTGAATTGAGGCATAGCCTGCAAGTAGATTGAAGATGGTCTTGTGTTATATAATGTGCGATGAACCCATTTAAATATAACTCCGCCCATATACTCGCTAACTCAAGAATAACTACACTATCTGAGTCCCATATGGGTTGGCCTTGTACGAGCTTGTGACCGAGAAATGTCGTAGACTACACTCACCTACAGAACATTTAACTTGGTTATTACTGAGTGAAGCAGAGTTAAATGCGTACCCAGGTTACTACAGATAATTGATGAGTAGGCGATAATTTCTCGACAGGCTTCCTCCCCGTCAACAGCTCTAGAAGAACGACTCCAAAGGCATAAACATCACTTTTATCAGTTAGCTTACCTGTAAAGATCAACGGCCTTGCGATGAATAAGACATGAAAGTTATAACAGTTGCAGCAAAACCAGTGAAGTTCATCAGAAACATGAAATGATTAGAAAAAGTAACGTACTAGCTCAAAACAATATGAAGCGTGTTAACTACTGAAGCTTACCATCAAGTAAGTACTCTGGTGCTAAATAACCCAAACTTTCAGTAATCTTCAAatcatttttgttttgcattgctgCAGTGACAGCTAAGCTAAAGCCTGAAAGCTGAACCATAATTATAACGTTCAAGCGGGTTAGACCAAAGCCAAACCGCGCCAAGAATTTTACATCCCAACGAAAACTCAATCAGGATGTGCCTGCTAAGAACAAAACAAGGAGATAAGGATATCAACGGAATACATGGATGTACCTTCGCACTGAAGGTGGAGTCCAGTAATATGTTGGATGATTTTATATTCCTGTGAATGACAGCAGGATCACAGCGTTCATGCAAATACTCCAGTCCTCTGCAACGTAGTATCATTATCATGAAAAAAAAGACCTCAAATTACGGAAGACTGATGATTTTGGATGCTAAATGGAAAATGGAATATGTAAAATCAACTGAAAGCCAAGAAAACAATAGGTATGATTTGGTGGAATGGTGCGCACCTAGCGATATCAAGGGCAATTTTCATCCTCAATGACCAGTTTAACGTAGAGCCTCTAGTAGCACCTACACGAGGAGAAGTAAGAAAAAGGTTTGATTATCGTATTACATTAAAATTTGCATTGATATATTAACACATGAAACATGTCATTTTACCATGCAAGTGACTCTCCAGTGAACCGTTCTGCAACATTTCATAAACCAGAAATTTAGTATCCTCGTGTACAGAACTTCCTATAAGGGAAACAATGTTTTGATGCTGAATTTTGCTCAACCAACCAATCTCATTCTGCATTTTCAACCAAATCATCAGTTGAAAGAGCATAGAAACAACCCTCGCGATTTAAACCTTCAAAGATCAAACCAAGTTTCCGATCAATTACCTGAAATTCTTTGTCTGCACCTACATTGACAATCTTGACCGCGGCAAGAACATTCTCACCCAAACAGGCTTTGTAAACACGCCCTAGACCTCCCTCCCCTATCTTACTGCTTTCCTCAAAGCTGTTTGTTGCTTCTACCAGCAAATTGTACTCCAAAACAGGAACATTACCCTTCTTACCTCCCATCCTTAATGAGTTCAACTTACTTAATACCGGAACTAGGGACCGCCTTTTTGAAACATCTTCATTGCCAAAATAAATACAAGTTACAACAAAACCTAATATGGCCCTCTAACATACATACATTAAACATAACAACAACAACTAATGTGGCCCCCTATAATCCATGGTTCCAAACATTAAACACACCAAATGTAAAAAATTCAAAGAGGAAGTAAATAAATTAAATCATACCCAATTGCAGTTGCATATCTTTAGTGGATTtcttcaatcttttcattcttatAACCCACAAACAGCATAATAACAGTAACACTACAGTAAGTACAGCAGAAGCAGCAATTAATGATATAATAATAATCTTCTTTGAATTTCCATGATTTTCTTCTATAACCTCATCATCAGCCATTCCTGTTGCATCAAACAGACATGTTCACATTACCAAAAATGAACAAACAGGTCCTCCAGTCCTGATtattgtttaccttttatattcttgGTAGAATTACTTTAATCAAACGTAAAGAAATGATTGTGATGGCGTATTATTGATGAAAACAAACA
The Silene latifolia isolate original U9 population chromosome 11, ASM4854445v1, whole genome shotgun sequence genome window above contains:
- the LOC141611452 gene encoding putative receptor-like protein kinase At1g80640 produces the protein MLLFWVFFTLFSVVTSEYNVPISQVYANTQPPKGMADDEVIEENHGNSKKIIIISLIAASAVLTVVLLLLCCLWVIRMKRLKKSTKDMQLQLDVSKRRSLVPVLSKLNSLRMGGKKGNVPVLEYNLLVEATNSFEESSKIGEGGLGRVYKACLGENVLAAVKIVNVGADKEFQNEIGWLSKIQHQNIVSLIGSSVHEDTKFLVYEMLQNGSLESHLHGATRGSTLNWSLRMKIALDIARGLEYLHERCDPAVIHRNIKSSNILLDSTFSAKLSGFSLAVTAAMQNKNDLKITESLGYLAPEYLLDGKLTDKSDVYAFGVVLLELLTGRKPVEKLSPTHQLSVVTWAMPQFTDRTKLPDILDPVIRDKMDPKHLYQVAAVAVLCVQPEPSYRPLITDVLHSLIPLVPVDLGGSLRIA